A single Pan troglodytes isolate AG18354 chromosome 19, NHGRI_mPanTro3-v2.0_pri, whole genome shotgun sequence DNA region contains:
- the NAA38 gene encoding N(alpha)-acetyltransferase 38, NatC auxiliary subunit, with protein MAVAVGVRAAPVPGLARALVLGLRGSQAARWRGWGTAAPGSLWALCECPAGCRELWFRGRAAWAARSERLLHPAQDSDGEREDSAAARARQQLEALLNKTMRIRMTDGRTLVGCFLCTDRDCNVILGSAQEFLKASDSFSAGEPRVLGLAMVPGHHIVSIEVQRESLTGPPYL; from the exons ATGGCTGTTGCAGTCGGCGTCAGAGCAGCTCCAGTGCCGGGGTTAGCACGGGCTCTGGTTCTGGGACTGAGGGGCAGTCAAGCAGCAAGATGGAGGGGGTGGGGAACTGCAGCTCCCGGCAGCCTCTGGGCTTTGTGTGAGTGCCCCGCGGGCTGCCGGGAGCTGTGGTTCCGCGGGCGGGCAGCCTGGGCTGCGCGGTCTGAGCGCTTGTTACACCCCGCGCAGGATTCGGACGGAGAGCGCGAGGACTCGGCGGCTGCGCGCGCCCGACAGCAGCTAGAGGCGCTGCTCAACAAGACTATGCGCATTCGCATGACAGATGGACGGACACTGGTCGGCTGCTTCCTCTGCACTGACCGTGACTGCAATGTCATCCTGGGCTCGGCGCAGGAGTTCCTCAAGGCGTCGG ATTCCTTCTCTGCCGGGGAGCCCCGTGTGCTGGGCCTGGCCATGGTACCCGGACACCACATCGTTTCCATTGAGGTGCAGAGGGAGAGTCTGACCGGGCCTCCGTATCTCTGA
- the CYB5D1 gene encoding cytochrome b5 domain-containing protein 1 isoform X2, with protein sequence MPRRGLVAGPDLEYFQRRYFTPAEVAQHNRPEDLWVSYLGRVYDLTSLAQEYKGNLLLKPIVEVAGQDISHWFDPKTRDIRKHIDPLTGCLRYCTPRGRFVHVPPQLPCSDWANDFGKPWWQGSYYEVGRLSAKTRSIRIINTLTSQEHTLELHVEI encoded by the exons ATGCCGCGCCGGGGCCTGGTGGCTGGGCCAGACTTGGAGTATTTTCAGCGTCGCTATTTCACGCCGGCGGAGGTGGCCCAACATAACAGGCCCGAAGACCTCTGGGTATCTTACCTGGGACGCGTGTACGACCTAACGTCATTGGCACAGGAATACAAGG GGAACCTGCTGCTGAAACCCATCGTGGAAGTTGCAGGCCAGGATATCAGCCACTGGTTTGATCCAAAGACCAGAGAC ATCCGCAAGCACATAGATCCGCTGACCGGCTGCCTGAGGTACTGCACCCCGCGGGGCCGCTTTGTGCACGTTCCGCCTCAGCTGCCCTGTTCGGACTGGGCCAACGATTTTGGGAAGCCCTGGTGGCAGGGGTCATATTATGAGGTGGGGCGGCTGTCTGCCAAGACCCGGAGCATCCGCATCATTAACACGCTCACGTCGCAGGAGCACACACTGGAG CTACACGTGGAAATATGA
- the CYB5D1 gene encoding cytochrome b5 domain-containing protein 1 isoform X1 translates to MPRRGLVAGPDLEYFQRRYFTPAEVAQHNRPEDLWVSYLGRVYDLTSLAQEYKGNLLLKPIVEVAGQDISHWFDPKTRDIRKHIDPLTGCLRYCTPRGRFVHVPPQLPCSDWANDFGKPWWQGSYYEVGRLSAKTRSIRIINTLTSQEHTLEVGVLESIWEILHRYLPYNSHAASYTWKYEGKNLNMDFTLEENGIRDEEEEFDYLSMDGTLHTPAILLYFNDDLTEL, encoded by the exons ATGCCGCGCCGGGGCCTGGTGGCTGGGCCAGACTTGGAGTATTTTCAGCGTCGCTATTTCACGCCGGCGGAGGTGGCCCAACATAACAGGCCCGAAGACCTCTGGGTATCTTACCTGGGACGCGTGTACGACCTAACGTCATTGGCACAGGAATACAAGG GGAACCTGCTGCTGAAACCCATCGTGGAAGTTGCAGGCCAGGATATCAGCCACTGGTTTGATCCAAAGACCAGAGAC ATCCGCAAGCACATAGATCCGCTGACCGGCTGCCTGAGGTACTGCACCCCGCGGGGCCGCTTTGTGCACGTTCCGCCTCAGCTGCCCTGTTCGGACTGGGCCAACGATTTTGGGAAGCCCTGGTGGCAGGGGTCATATTATGAGGTGGGGCGGCTGTCTGCCAAGACCCGGAGCATCCGCATCATTAACACGCTCACGTCGCAGGAGCACACACTGGAG GTGGGGGTTCTGGAGTCCATATGGGAaatcctacaccgctatctccccTATAACTCACATGCTGCCAGCTACACGTGGAAATATGAAGGGAAGAACCTGAACATGGATTTTACCCTGGAAGAGAATGGGATCCGGGATGAGGAGGAAGAATTTGACTATCTCAGTATGGACGGTACACTTCACACACCTGCAATACTTCTGTACTTCAATGATGATCTCACGGAGTTGTAG
- the TMEM88 gene encoding transmembrane protein 88 isoform X2 — translation MADVPGAQRAVPGDGPEPRDPLDCWACAVLVTAQNLLVAAFNLLLLVLVLGTILLPAVTMLGFGFLCHSQFLRSQAPPCTAHLRDPGFTALLVTGFLLLVPLLVLALASYRRLCLRLRLADCLVPYSRALYRRRRAPQPRQIRASPGSQAVPTSGKVWV, via the exons ATGGCGGATGTCCCCGGGGCACAGCGAGCGGTTCCCGGTGACGGCCCAGAGCCCCGGGACCCCCTGGACTGTTGGGCCTGCGCTGTTCTTGTAACAGCCCAGAATCTGCTGGTGGCTGCCTTCAATCTTCTCCTGCTGGTGCTGGTGCTAGGGACCATCTTGCTACCCGCTGTCACCATGCTGGGCTTCGGCTTCCTCTGCCACTCTCAG TTCCTGCGCTCCCAGGCACCCCCTTGCACCGCGCACCTGCGGGACCCCGGTTTCACGGCCCTACTGGTCACCGGATTCCTGCTCCTCGTGCCGCTGCTCGTGCTTGCTCTGGCCAGCTACCGCCGCCTCTGCCTGCGCCTCCGCCTAGCCGATTGCCTCGTGCCCTACAGCCGAGCCCTTTATCGGCGTCGGCGCGCCCCGCAGCCGCGGCAAATCCGGGCCTCACCAGGGTCCCAGGCCGTTCCCACATCAGGAAAGGTCTGGGTCTAA
- the TMEM88 gene encoding transmembrane protein 88 isoform X1, which translates to MADVPGAQRAVPGDGPEPRDPLDCWACAVLVTAQNLLVAAFNLLLLVLVLGTILLPAVTMLGFGFLCHSQYRLVDLGLTPLLPQFLRSQAPPCTAHLRDPGFTALLVTGFLLLVPLLVLALASYRRLCLRLRLADCLVPYSRALYRRRRAPQPRQIRASPGSQAVPTSGKVWV; encoded by the exons ATGGCGGATGTCCCCGGGGCACAGCGAGCGGTTCCCGGTGACGGCCCAGAGCCCCGGGACCCCCTGGACTGTTGGGCCTGCGCTGTTCTTGTAACAGCCCAGAATCTGCTGGTGGCTGCCTTCAATCTTCTCCTGCTGGTGCTGGTGCTAGGGACCATCTTGCTACCCGCTGTCACCATGCTGGGCTTCGGCTTCCTCTGCCACTCTCAG TATCGCCTGGTCGACTTGGGCCTGACGCCTCTTCTCCCACAGTTCCTGCGCTCCCAGGCACCCCCTTGCACCGCGCACCTGCGGGACCCCGGTTTCACGGCCCTACTGGTCACCGGATTCCTGCTCCTCGTGCCGCTGCTCGTGCTTGCTCTGGCCAGCTACCGCCGCCTCTGCCTGCGCCTCCGCCTAGCCGATTGCCTCGTGCCCTACAGCCGAGCCCTTTATCGGCGTCGGCGCGCCCCGCAGCCGCGGCAAATCCGGGCCTCACCAGGGTCCCAGGCCGTTCCCACATCAGGAAAGGTCTGGGTCTAA
- the NAA38 gene encoding N(alpha)-acetyltransferase 38, NatC auxiliary subunit isoform X1 translates to MAGAGPTMLLREENGCCSRRQSSSSAGDSDGEREDSAAARARQQLEALLNKTMRIRMTDGRTLVGCFLCTDRDCNVILGSAQEFLKASGQCPGNAHPPDSFSAGEPRVLGLAMVPGHHIVSIEVQRESLTGPPYL, encoded by the exons ATGGCCGGAGCTGGACCGACCATGCTGCTACGAGAAGAGAATGGCTGTTGCAGTCGGCGTCAGAGCAGCTCCAGTGCCGGG GATTCGGACGGAGAGCGCGAGGACTCGGCGGCTGCGCGCGCCCGACAGCAGCTAGAGGCGCTGCTCAACAAGACTATGCGCATTCGCATGACAGATGGACGGACACTGGTCGGCTGCTTCCTCTGCACTGACCGTGACTGCAATGTCATCCTGGGCTCGGCGCAGGAGTTCCTCAAGGCGTCGGGTCAGTGCCCGGGGAATGCACACCCGCCTG ATTCCTTCTCTGCCGGGGAGCCCCGTGTGCTGGGCCTGGCCATGGTACCCGGACACCACATCGTTTCCATTGAGGTGCAGAGGGAGAGTCTGACCGGGCCTCCGTATCTCTGA
- the NAA38 gene encoding N(alpha)-acetyltransferase 38, NatC auxiliary subunit isoform X2, whose protein sequence is MAGAGPTMLLREENGCCSRRQSSSSAGDSDGEREDSAAARARQQLEALLNKTMRIRMTDGRTLVGCFLCTDRDCNVILGSAQEFLKASDSFSAGEPRVLGLAMVPGHHIVSIEVQRESLTGPPYL, encoded by the exons ATGGCCGGAGCTGGACCGACCATGCTGCTACGAGAAGAGAATGGCTGTTGCAGTCGGCGTCAGAGCAGCTCCAGTGCCGGG GATTCGGACGGAGAGCGCGAGGACTCGGCGGCTGCGCGCGCCCGACAGCAGCTAGAGGCGCTGCTCAACAAGACTATGCGCATTCGCATGACAGATGGACGGACACTGGTCGGCTGCTTCCTCTGCACTGACCGTGACTGCAATGTCATCCTGGGCTCGGCGCAGGAGTTCCTCAAGGCGTCGG ATTCCTTCTCTGCCGGGGAGCCCCGTGTGCTGGGCCTGGCCATGGTACCCGGACACCACATCGTTTCCATTGAGGTGCAGAGGGAGAGTCTGACCGGGCCTCCGTATCTCTGA